Proteins from a single region of Streptomyces spectabilis:
- a CDS encoding antitoxin, translating to MSVMDKLKQMLKGHEDKAGQGIDKAGDFVDDKTQGKYSSQVDTAQEKLKGQLGGDQGQQNPPQS from the coding sequence ATGTCTGTGATGGACAAGCTCAAGCAGATGCTGAAGGGCCACGAGGACAAGGCGGGCCAGGGCATCGACAAGGCGGGAGACTTCGTCGACGACAAGACGCAGGGCAAGTACAGCAGCCAGGTCGACACCGCCCAGGAGAAGCTCAAGGGGCAGCTGGGCGGCGACCAGGGGCAGCAGAACCCGCCGCAGTCCTGA
- a CDS encoding FAD-dependent monooxygenase — protein sequence MKVTCVGGGPAGLYLSILLKRQDPSTEITVHERNAEGSTYGWGVTYWRGLLDKLHAHDPESARAVEEASVRWCDGVAHVGDRSTRHRGDEGFGIGRHRLLELLAARARSLGVRLEFGHEMTADELPADADLVVAGDGLHSTLRGRSADHHGTRVTAGRNPYIWLGTPKVFDAFTFAFVETEHGWIWCYAYGYGAEGSTCVVECAPETWTGLGLDRADEAEGLTLLGKLFERLLDGHPLIGRSTSDGRTQWLTFQTLTNQRWYRDNVVLLGDAAHTTHYSIGAGTTLALEDAIALAAALRAHPTLPGALAAYQREREAALLPVQSAARHSAQWYENLPRYINLPPHRMFALLGQRHSPLLPYVPPQLYYGLDKAVGQVDALRRFKRWLGPKLARTAHTRAPAGRD from the coding sequence GTGAAGGTCACCTGCGTCGGAGGCGGGCCCGCCGGTCTCTATCTCTCCATCCTGCTGAAACGGCAGGACCCGTCCACCGAGATCACCGTCCACGAGCGCAACGCGGAGGGCTCCACCTACGGCTGGGGCGTCACGTACTGGCGCGGGCTCCTCGACAAACTCCACGCGCACGACCCCGAGTCCGCGCGCGCCGTCGAGGAGGCCTCCGTCCGCTGGTGCGACGGCGTCGCACACGTGGGGGACCGGAGCACACGCCACCGCGGCGACGAGGGCTTCGGCATCGGCCGCCACCGGCTCCTCGAACTCCTCGCCGCACGGGCCCGGTCCCTCGGCGTCCGCCTGGAGTTCGGCCACGAGATGACGGCCGACGAACTGCCCGCCGACGCCGACCTGGTCGTCGCCGGTGACGGCCTGCACAGCACGCTGCGCGGCCGGAGCGCGGACCACCACGGCACGCGCGTCACCGCCGGGCGCAACCCGTACATCTGGCTCGGCACCCCCAAGGTCTTCGACGCCTTCACCTTCGCCTTCGTGGAGACCGAGCACGGCTGGATCTGGTGCTACGCGTACGGCTACGGCGCCGAGGGCAGCACCTGCGTCGTCGAGTGCGCCCCGGAGACCTGGACCGGGCTCGGCCTCGACCGCGCGGACGAGGCCGAAGGCCTGACCCTCCTCGGCAAGCTCTTCGAGCGCCTCCTGGACGGGCACCCGCTGATCGGCCGCTCCACCAGCGACGGCCGGACCCAGTGGCTGACCTTCCAGACCCTCACCAACCAGCGCTGGTACCGCGACAACGTCGTACTCCTCGGCGACGCCGCGCACACCACGCACTACTCCATCGGCGCGGGCACCACCCTCGCCCTGGAGGACGCCATCGCCCTCGCCGCGGCCCTGCGCGCTCACCCCACGCTCCCGGGAGCGCTCGCCGCCTACCAGCGGGAGCGCGAGGCCGCCCTCCTGCCCGTCCAGAGCGCGGCCCGCCACAGCGCCCAGTGGTACGAGAACCTGCCGCGGTACATCAACCTGCCCCCGCACCGCATGTTCGCCCTGCTCGGCCAGCGCCACTCGCCACTGCTGCCGTACGTCCCGCCGCAGCTCTACTACGGCCTCGACAAGGCCGTCGGACAGGTCGACGCGCTGCGCCGGTTCAAGCGCTGGCTGGGCCCGAAGCTCGCCAGGACCGCGCACACGCGCGCCCCGGCCGGTCGCGACTAG